A genomic stretch from Kwoniella europaea PYCC6329 chromosome 2, complete sequence includes:
- a CDS encoding gamma-glutamyltransferase has protein sequence MSRNSILSGAVTCEDTRASEIGTIILSQGGNAVDAITATILAVNTLCPYHSDIGGGGFAILRTGDGEIKSLNFRHTAPAAANNEFYKNPEVSSSIGGAAVAVPGEIKGLEELHGKYGKLPWEKLLEPSIKLAEDGFEVKQDLHEFITAECNPPGSSNLSGSWMENDPCYSSLFVDGQAIPVGSTWKRPEYANTLKQIAKEGSKAFYEGEVAEALVKVVQERGGLMTLQDLKEYKVEWNQPLSIPYRDYTIYATPAPASGAIFLSALGMLSHFEPEGNGSVKDLHVLTESLRLAYGQRTALGDPNYVPGLVEKQSSWLTPYAIEEKSKLITEKTHEPDYYKPPKVEIVNDHGTSNITVADSDGLVVSITTTVGLAWGSRVIVPGYGFVLNDSMDDFSVEGRPNQWGYEPQVANYVFGGKRPLSSSCPYIITRTTTNQPHASGGAAGGSTIISGNVQVARNILDYDLSAKEALRANRLHNQLLPNVSELEQSSTHQGITVDGFSEEQAKGLEMKGHQIKWVKKNRTTPVVIRMYDGKKERWEVGAEPRRNDSGGSVFVAP, from the exons atgTCCAGAAATTCAATCCTGTCCGGCGCCGTCACATGTGAAGATACTCGAGCATCCGAGATCGGTACCATCATCTTATCGCAGGGAGGTAACGCGGTGGATGCTATCACAGCTACTATCTTGGCGGTAAACACTCTATGTCCATATCATTCTGATattggaggaggtggattcgcTATCCTGAGAACTGGCGATGGTGAGATCAAAAGTTTGAACTTCAGACATACTGCTCCT GCAGCTGCAAATAATGAGTTCTACAAGAACCCGGAAGTATCTTCGTCCATAGGAGGTGCAGCAGTCGCTGTACCAGGGGAAATCAAAGGGTTGGAAGAGTTACATGGGAAATACGGAAAGTTACCTTGGGAAAAGTTGTTGGAACCGTCGATAAAGTTGGCAGAAGATGGGTTCGAGGTGAAACAGGATCTGCACGAA TTCATCACTGCAGAATGTAATCCACCTGGATCGTCGAATCTCTCAGGCTCATGGATGGAGAACGATCCATGTTATTCCTCCTTATTTGTCGATGGTCAAGCTATACCTGTAGGCTCGACATGGAAAAGACCAGAATATGCCAATACCTTGAAGCAGATAGCCAAAGAGGGATCGAAAGCGTTCTATGAGGGTGAGGTGGCCGAGGCTTTAGTGAAAGTGGTGCAGGAACGAGGAGGGTTGATGACCTTACAGGATCTAAAGG AATACAAAGTAGAATGGAACCAGCCATTATCGATACCTTACAGAGATTATACCATATACGCGACGCCCGCTCCAGCCTCAGGTGCGATCTTCTTATCTGCTTTGGGGATGTTGAGCCATTTCGAACCTGAAGGTAATGGTAGTGTGAAAGATTTACATGTTTTGACCGAATctttgagg CTCGCATATGGTCAGCGGACTGCGTTGGGCGATCCCAATTACGTACCTGGTTTGGTTGAGAAACAGTCATCCTGGCTCACACCATATGCTATAGAAGAaaaatcaaagctgatcactGAAAAGACCCATGAGCCGGACTATTATAAACCGCCCAA AGTCGAAATTGTAAATGATCATGGAACTTCCAATATCACTGTCGCCGATTCTGACGGTTTGGTCGTGTCAATCACAACGACTGTTGGATTAGCTTGGGGTTCTCGCGTTATCGTACCTGGGTATGGATTCGTGTTGAACGATTCTATGGATGATTTCTCAGTGGAGGGTCGACCGAATCAGTGGGGTTATGAACCTCAAGTGGCTAATTATG TTTTCGGTGGTAAGCGACCCCTAAGTTCAAGCTGTCCCTATATCATCACCCGTACTACCACCAACCAGCCACATGCATCAGGAGGTGCCGCAGGTggatcaacaatcatctcGGGAAATGTTCAAGTCGCAAGGAATATATTGGATTACGATTTATCAGCGAAGGAGGCATTAAGAGCCAACAGGCTGCATAATCAGCTATTACCGAATGTCTCCGAATTAGAACAGTCATCTACGCATCAAGGTATCACAGTTGATGGGTTTAGCGAAGAACAAGCTAAAGGGTTGGAAATGAAAGGACATCAGATCAAGTGGGTCAAGAAAAATAGGACTACACCTGTGGTTATAAGAATGTACGacggaaagaaagaaagatgggagGTGGGGGCCGAACCTAGGAGGAATGATTCGGGTGGTAGTGTTTTCGTCGCTCCATGA